TGCCGTTTATCGTGGTTTGGCTGCGGTGCTGGTGGTGTTCGGCCACTGTGTCCAAGTATTTGTTCGTCCTGCAGCGCCCGAGTTAGCGCCATACACTGGTTTGCTGGCACAAGCGTCTGTGATGATGTTTTTCGTTGTTTCTGGGTTTTCGATAGCTGCGTCGGCCGATAAGGTTTTTCAGCACCCATTTCCTATTCGTCAGTATGTAATAAAACGCGCAGGTCGAATCTTGCCTCCGCTGCTTTTCGCCGTTGGAGTAATGTGTCTGCTTGATTGGTTGGTACCGTATGTCTTTGTCGATGAAAGTTACCTGTTTTTGCCGCAGGAAAGAATGGCGCGAGAAGGGTATCATTTCAATTGGAGCGAAACCCTCGGGGCTCTTTTTTTCCTGAACGGTTTTTTCTCGACAACTCCATTAGTCAATGGGCCGCTGTGGAGTTTGTCATATGAGGTGTGGTTGTACGCAATCTATTTCTTTCTGTTCATCGCATTAAAACTTAAGCGCTGGATTTTTTTTGTGGTGGCTTTTGCAATTATTGCTATATTAGCTAAATACGACTCTTCAGGTGCGCGTAATTTTTTTCTAAAATATTCCTTGGTATGGTTCTCTGGCGCGTTGGTATATATTGTTGTCATTGGTCGATGGGGGGTAATAAATAATATTTTGCGTTGCCTGATCGTGGTTTTTGCATGTCTTTCAGCTGCCCTGGCAGGGTACTTT
The genomic region above belongs to Pseudomonas benzenivorans and contains:
- a CDS encoding acyltransferase family protein, whose amino-acid sequence is MEQIGAKGVGAETWKRLAVYRGLAAVLVVFGHCVQVFVRPAAPELAPYTGLLAQASVMMFFVVSGFSIAASADKVFQHPFPIRQYVIKRAGRILPPLLFAVGVMCLLDWLVPYVFVDESYLFLPQERMAREGYHFNWSETLGALFFLNGFFSTTPLVNGPLWSLSYEVWLYAIYFFLFIALKLKRWIFFVVAFAIIAILAKYDSSGARNFFLKYSLVWFSGALVYIVVIGRWGVINNILRCLIVVFACLSAALAGYFGWLFVVNDMSYDIARYNVAFGFAFALYLLLTRPAMPSVMYAVFKPISHFGYTLYLIHFPIYLFVFGAFQTYLMRGVGSAWLIGMGAMVCSMIVAYMAAKIVEQRKLFIGKVV